A region from the Arthrobacter gengyunqii genome encodes:
- a CDS encoding NAD(P)/FAD-dependent oxidoreductase — MGATVYEQAEQRFPPTAVAGSLASATSGSYWLDDPERPDALPALSGNMDAGLAVVGGGYTGLWTALLAKERDPGRNVVLLEGGRVGWAASGRNGGFCEASLTHGEANGRAHLPGEAEQLERLGRENLREIAAAVDRYGIDCGFEWTGTLSVATEEHQVQWLAEEAGADPDLVFLDRQEVRKEVDSPLYLAGLWDRKSTAMLNPARLAWGLQRACLAAGVEIREHTPVRGIENLGSRVRLTADGGTVTADRVALATNVFPSLLKRTRLHTVPVYDYVLMTQPLTDGQLAAVGWHNRQGLADLNNRFHYYRLTTDAQGRSRILFGGYDAVYHFGRSLKAEHDGRRASYDRLAAHFRATFPQLAEVSFSHAWGGAIDTCSRFFPFFDTAHGGKTAYCAGFTGLGVGATRFGANVLLDLLSGEDTERTRLKMVRRKPLPFPPEPAAWLGIKITTAALVRADRRQGRRGPWLKALDSIGMGFDS, encoded by the coding sequence ATGGGTGCCACCGTTTATGAACAGGCCGAACAACGTTTTCCGCCGACTGCCGTGGCGGGCTCACTCGCGTCTGCCACATCCGGTTCCTACTGGCTGGATGACCCCGAACGCCCCGACGCCCTGCCCGCACTGAGCGGGAATATGGACGCCGGTCTCGCCGTCGTCGGCGGCGGTTACACCGGCTTGTGGACCGCGCTGCTGGCCAAGGAGCGCGATCCCGGCCGGAACGTGGTGCTGCTCGAGGGCGGCAGGGTGGGCTGGGCGGCCTCGGGGCGCAACGGCGGGTTCTGCGAAGCGTCCCTGACCCACGGGGAGGCCAACGGACGCGCCCATCTGCCCGGCGAAGCCGAACAGCTGGAACGGCTCGGGCGGGAAAATCTGAGGGAGATTGCCGCCGCGGTGGACCGCTACGGCATCGACTGCGGTTTTGAATGGACCGGAACCCTGTCCGTGGCCACGGAGGAACACCAGGTGCAGTGGCTGGCCGAGGAAGCCGGAGCGGATCCGGATCTGGTGTTCCTGGACCGGCAGGAGGTCCGCAAGGAGGTGGATTCTCCGCTGTATCTGGCCGGCCTCTGGGACCGGAAAAGCACCGCCATGCTCAACCCCGCCCGCCTGGCGTGGGGCCTGCAGCGCGCCTGCCTGGCTGCCGGCGTCGAAATCCGTGAGCACACGCCGGTGCGCGGCATCGAAAACCTGGGCAGCCGGGTTCGGCTCACGGCCGACGGCGGCACCGTCACCGCCGACCGGGTGGCGCTGGCCACCAATGTGTTCCCCTCGCTGCTCAAGCGGACCCGGCTGCACACCGTTCCGGTCTACGACTACGTGCTGATGACCCAGCCGCTGACCGACGGCCAGCTGGCCGCCGTCGGCTGGCACAACCGGCAGGGACTGGCCGACCTGAACAACCGGTTCCACTACTACCGGCTCACCACCGACGCGCAGGGCCGGTCCCGGATCCTGTTCGGCGGCTATGACGCGGTCTACCATTTCGGCCGTTCCCTGAAGGCCGAACATGACGGGCGCCGCGCCAGCTATGACCGGCTGGCAGCCCATTTCCGCGCCACGTTTCCGCAGCTGGCGGAGGTGTCCTTCAGCCATGCGTGGGGCGGAGCCATTGATACCTGCAGCCGGTTCTTCCCCTTCTTCGACACAGCTCACGGCGGCAAGACCGCGTACTGTGCAGGCTTCACCGGTCTTGGCGTGGGCGCCACCCGGTTCGGTGCCAACGTGCTGCTGGACCTGCTCTCCGGCGAGGACACCGAACGCACCCGGCTGAAGATGGTCCGCAGGAAACCGCTGCCGTTTCCGCCCGAACCGGCAGCATGGCTGGGCATTAAAATCACGACGGCGGCCCTGGTCCGCGCGGACCGCCGGCAGGGCAGGCGCGGACCGTGGCTAAAGGCCTTGGACAGCATCGGAATGGGGTTTGATTCATGA
- a CDS encoding aspartate aminotransferase family protein: MNTTTESAVTEAELAAGRRAYELDRQHVFHSWSAQKQIKPMTVIRAEGSHVWDGEGRKLLDFSSQLVNTNIGHQHPKVVAAIQEQAGKLCTIAPQYVNDARSEAARLVSELTPGNLDTIFFTNGGADAVEHAVRMARLHTGRYKVLSAYRSYHGGTALAVNVTGDPRRIPNDYGTAGTVHFHAPFLYRSQFHATTEQEECSRALDHLEQIIQLEGPSAFAAVVLESIPGTAGIMVPPPGYLAGVRELTRRYGIMFIADEVMAGFGRSGKWFAVEHGGDVVPDLLTFAKGINSGYVPLGGVAISDEIAATFADKAYPGGLTYSGHPLACAAAVATIGAMLEEGMVENAARLGDTVFGPGLAELAAKHPSVGEVRGTGAFWAVELVKNRETREPMAPYGASSPEMNTLISACKDRGLLPFANFNRLHVVPPLNVTDEEARTGLDILDDVLGIADTFVSE; the protein is encoded by the coding sequence ATGAACACCACCACCGAATCCGCAGTCACTGAAGCGGAACTCGCCGCCGGCCGCCGAGCCTACGAGCTGGACCGCCAGCACGTTTTTCACTCCTGGTCCGCGCAGAAGCAGATTAAGCCCATGACGGTTATCCGCGCCGAAGGGTCCCATGTATGGGACGGCGAGGGACGGAAACTGCTGGACTTCTCCTCGCAGCTGGTCAACACCAATATCGGCCACCAGCATCCCAAGGTGGTCGCCGCCATCCAGGAGCAGGCCGGCAAGCTCTGCACCATCGCTCCGCAGTACGTCAACGACGCCCGCTCCGAAGCGGCCCGGCTGGTCTCCGAACTCACTCCCGGCAACCTGGACACCATCTTCTTCACCAACGGCGGCGCCGACGCGGTGGAGCATGCCGTCCGGATGGCCCGCCTGCACACCGGACGCTACAAGGTCCTCTCCGCGTACCGTTCCTATCACGGCGGCACCGCCCTGGCGGTGAACGTCACCGGGGACCCCCGCCGCATCCCCAACGACTACGGCACCGCCGGCACGGTCCATTTCCATGCTCCCTTCCTGTACCGCTCCCAGTTCCACGCCACCACCGAGCAGGAAGAATGCTCACGCGCGCTGGACCACTTGGAGCAGATCATCCAGCTGGAGGGGCCGTCCGCATTTGCCGCCGTGGTGCTGGAATCCATTCCCGGAACCGCCGGGATCATGGTCCCGCCGCCCGGTTACCTGGCCGGTGTCCGCGAACTGACCCGCCGCTACGGCATCATGTTCATCGCCGATGAGGTGATGGCAGGCTTCGGCCGCTCCGGAAAGTGGTTCGCCGTCGAGCACGGCGGAGACGTGGTGCCGGACCTGCTCACCTTCGCCAAGGGCATCAACTCCGGCTACGTGCCGCTGGGCGGCGTGGCCATCTCCGATGAAATTGCCGCCACCTTTGCCGACAAGGCCTACCCCGGCGGGCTGACCTACTCCGGCCATCCCCTGGCCTGCGCTGCGGCCGTGGCCACCATTGGCGCCATGCTGGAGGAGGGCATGGTGGAAAACGCCGCGCGCCTGGGCGACACCGTCTTCGGACCCGGGCTGGCGGAGTTGGCAGCCAAGCATCCCAGTGTGGGCGAAGTCCGCGGCACCGGCGCCTTCTGGGCCGTCGAGCTCGTCAAGAACCGCGAAACCCGGGAGCCAATGGCACCCTACGGCGCCTCCAGTCCGGAGATGAACACCCTGATTTCCGCGTGCAAGGACCGCGGGCTGCTGCCGTTCGCCAACTTCAACCGCCTTCACGTGGTTCCGCCGCTGAACGTCACCGATGAGGAAGCCCGCACGGGACTGGACATCCTCGATGACGTCCTGGGTATCGCTGACACCTTCGTCAGCGAATAA
- a CDS encoding gamma-aminobutyraldehyde dehydrogenase, which translates to MSTTTPAFDGGHQFINGAYRQGRGEEAKRINPATGEISETLRYADARDVNDAVAAAKAAFAGWSRRIPADRSAALLRLAAELDARAGQLAALETAQTGKSIRMSTEFDVPGTVDNVSFFAGAARQLHGLAAGEYGAGGTSMIRREPIGVIGSIAPWNYPLQMAGWKILPAVAAGNTIVLKPSELTPGTTLLFAEAAAAAGIPDGVINVVTGSGPVCGELLVTHQDVAMTSFTGSTAVGRRIMALAARTAKRVHLELGGKAPFVVFDDADVEAAAHGAVAGSIINGGQDCTAATRAYIQRPLFEEFAARVAELMDSVVVGDPTDPDTDLGSLISHVHRDKVAGFVARARAAGATVRAGGSAPGGNLAGGAFYRPTLVTDAAQDSEIVQDEVFGPVLTALPFDSDDDGIRLANDTAYGLAASAWTRDLSRSLRASEEIAAGCVWINDHIPIVSEMPHGGYKASGFGKDMSQYSFEDYTNIKHVMLGRDAAAHKDWQDTVFRSR; encoded by the coding sequence ATGAGCACAACAACACCGGCGTTTGACGGCGGCCACCAGTTCATCAACGGCGCGTACCGGCAGGGCCGCGGCGAGGAGGCCAAACGGATCAATCCGGCCACCGGCGAGATCAGCGAAACCCTGCGCTATGCGGATGCCCGGGATGTGAACGACGCCGTCGCCGCCGCCAAGGCCGCCTTCGCCGGGTGGTCCAGGAGAATTCCCGCCGACCGTTCCGCAGCGCTGCTGCGCCTGGCGGCTGAGCTGGACGCCCGGGCCGGGCAGCTCGCCGCCCTGGAGACCGCACAGACCGGAAAATCCATCCGGATGTCCACGGAATTCGATGTTCCGGGAACCGTGGACAACGTCTCCTTCTTCGCCGGTGCCGCCCGCCAGCTGCACGGGCTGGCCGCCGGTGAGTACGGGGCCGGCGGAACCTCCATGATCCGGCGTGAACCGATCGGTGTCATCGGCTCCATCGCCCCGTGGAATTATCCCCTGCAGATGGCCGGCTGGAAGATCCTGCCCGCCGTTGCAGCCGGCAACACCATTGTGCTCAAGCCCAGTGAGCTGACCCCGGGAACCACCCTGCTCTTTGCCGAAGCGGCAGCCGCCGCCGGAATTCCCGACGGCGTGATTAACGTGGTGACGGGATCGGGTCCGGTCTGCGGAGAGCTCCTGGTGACCCATCAGGATGTGGCCATGACCTCCTTCACCGGATCCACCGCCGTCGGGCGCCGGATCATGGCGCTGGCGGCCCGCACCGCCAAGCGGGTCCACCTTGAACTCGGCGGCAAGGCGCCCTTTGTGGTGTTCGACGATGCCGACGTCGAGGCCGCAGCGCACGGCGCCGTGGCCGGTTCCATCATCAACGGAGGACAGGACTGCACCGCCGCCACCCGCGCCTACATCCAGCGGCCCCTGTTCGAGGAATTTGCCGCCCGGGTGGCAGAACTCATGGACTCCGTGGTGGTGGGCGATCCCACCGATCCGGACACGGACCTGGGCTCCCTGATCAGCCATGTCCACCGCGACAAGGTGGCCGGCTTCGTGGCCCGCGCCCGGGCCGCCGGCGCCACCGTCCGGGCCGGCGGCAGCGCCCCCGGCGGGAACCTGGCCGGCGGGGCGTTCTACCGGCCCACTCTGGTCACCGATGCAGCTCAGGACTCGGAAATCGTGCAGGACGAGGTCTTTGGTCCGGTGCTCACCGCACTGCCCTTCGACTCCGACGATGACGGTATCCGCCTCGCCAATGACACCGCCTACGGACTGGCAGCCTCCGCCTGGACCCGCGATCTGTCCCGCTCCCTGCGCGCCAGCGAGGAAATCGCGGCGGGCTGTGTCTGGATTAACGACCACATTCCGATCGTCTCCGAAATGCCCCACGGCGGGTACAAAGCCTCAGGCTTCGGCAAGGACATGTCCCAGTACTCCTTCGAGGATTACACCAACATCAAGCACGTGATGCTGGGCCGCGATGCGGCAGCCCACAAGGACTGGCAGGACACGGTTTTCCGCTCCCGCTGA
- a CDS encoding L-lactate dehydrogenase, which yields MANITTRPVTKLGIVGAGSVGTSLAYAALIRDAAREIAIYDIDAVRAEAEGLDLAHGTQFTGANTVTGGGNIEALAGSDVIVITAGARQKPGQSRLDLAGVNVGIIQNLMTQLMEQAPDAVYVVVTNPCDVLTVAAQKASGLPWNRIFSSGTVLDTSRLRLLLAREAHVLMTSVHATIIGEHGDSEFPVWSSASIGPVPIRDWKISGRQVFTQEYLDAVTHDVVTAAYKVIEGKGATNYAIGLAGIRIVEAIMQAENAVLPVSAIMQGAYGIEGVALSLPSIVGINGVYGMLEMPLDEAETRQFQDSAETLRNTLTKLGV from the coding sequence ATGGCCAATATCACCACCAGGCCCGTGACCAAACTGGGAATCGTAGGCGCCGGAAGCGTGGGGACGTCCCTCGCCTACGCCGCCCTTATCCGGGATGCAGCCCGGGAAATTGCGATCTACGACATTGATGCCGTCAGGGCCGAAGCCGAGGGGCTGGACCTGGCCCACGGCACGCAGTTTACCGGCGCAAACACGGTGACCGGCGGCGGAAACATAGAGGCGCTGGCAGGATCGGATGTCATCGTGATTACGGCCGGGGCACGGCAGAAACCGGGACAATCGAGGCTCGACCTGGCCGGGGTCAACGTCGGGATCATTCAAAACCTGATGACGCAGCTGATGGAACAGGCGCCGGACGCCGTGTACGTGGTTGTCACGAACCCCTGTGATGTGCTGACCGTGGCGGCCCAGAAGGCTTCCGGTCTTCCCTGGAACCGGATTTTCTCCTCCGGCACCGTGCTGGACACCTCCCGGCTGCGTTTGCTGCTGGCCCGGGAAGCGCACGTGCTGATGACCAGCGTGCACGCCACCATCATCGGGGAGCACGGGGACTCGGAGTTTCCGGTGTGGTCCAGCGCCTCCATTGGTCCGGTGCCGATTCGGGACTGGAAAATCAGCGGCCGGCAGGTTTTCACCCAGGAGTATCTGGACGCGGTCACCCATGACGTGGTGACAGCCGCCTACAAGGTCATTGAGGGCAAGGGTGCCACCAACTACGCCATCGGGCTGGCCGGAATCAGGATTGTGGAAGCCATCATGCAGGCGGAGAACGCGGTGTTGCCGGTGTCGGCGATCATGCAGGGCGCCTACGGCATTGAGGGCGTCGCGCTGTCCCTGCCCTCAATCGTAGGCATCAACGGCGTCTACGGCATGCTGGAAATGCCCCTGGACGAGGCGGAAACCCGGCAGTTCCAGGACTCCGCCGAGACGCTGCGGAACACCCTCACCAAACTTGGGGTGTAG
- the putP gene encoding sodium/proline symporter PutP: MTDQTYKLIAMAIYMLAMLAIGWWAYRRTTDLDDYMLAGRDLKPGVAALSAGASDMSGWLLMGLPGAIYVSGLVEGWIAVGLTAGAWLNWKFVAPRLRSYTLVSNNSITVPSFLENRLKDRSRILRVVSGVIILVFFTFYVSSGMVAGGVFFESSFGSSYLVGMLIVAGVTIAYTLFGGFLAASYTDVVQGLMMLAALILVPLVGLGQVGGFGGMTDSLREINPDMLDPIAGGTAVGIISALAWGLGYFGQPHIIVRFMALRSPADAKAGRRIGVGWMLLTVVGAIMTALIGAAYFQQNNLTLSDPEAVFLELAQIFFHPLIAGFVLAAVLAAIMSTISSQLIVTSSALVEDLYRIVLKRDASPRSMVMLGRMAVLVVSVISILIAVSRNASILELVGFAWAGFGAAFGPTILLALYWRKLTTAGALAGMIAGAVTAFLWGTFEMPGILGDVYEIIPGFLINLLLTIVVSRLTFKPSAEIDAEFDDAVRISKGDAEPATTVPA; the protein is encoded by the coding sequence ATGACTGACCAGACGTACAAACTGATCGCCATGGCGATTTATATGCTCGCCATGCTGGCGATCGGCTGGTGGGCCTACCGGCGTACCACTGACCTCGACGACTACATGCTCGCCGGCCGAGACCTGAAGCCGGGCGTCGCCGCCCTCAGCGCCGGAGCCTCGGACATGTCCGGCTGGCTGCTCATGGGCTTGCCGGGGGCCATCTACGTCTCCGGACTGGTGGAAGGCTGGATCGCCGTCGGCCTCACCGCCGGTGCCTGGCTGAACTGGAAGTTTGTAGCTCCCCGCCTGCGCTCCTACACCTTGGTCTCCAACAACTCCATTACGGTGCCCAGCTTCCTGGAGAACCGGTTGAAGGACCGTTCCCGCATCCTGCGCGTGGTTTCCGGGGTCATCATCCTGGTGTTCTTTACGTTCTACGTCTCCTCCGGCATGGTGGCCGGCGGCGTGTTCTTTGAAAGCTCCTTCGGCTCCTCCTACCTGGTGGGCATGCTGATTGTCGCCGGCGTTACCATTGCCTACACGCTCTTCGGCGGATTCCTCGCCGCCAGCTACACCGACGTCGTCCAGGGCCTGATGATGCTCGCCGCGCTGATCCTCGTTCCGCTCGTGGGCCTGGGACAGGTTGGCGGCTTCGGCGGCATGACCGATTCCCTCCGCGAGATCAACCCGGACATGCTGGATCCGATCGCCGGCGGCACCGCCGTGGGCATCATCTCCGCTCTGGCCTGGGGCCTGGGCTACTTTGGCCAGCCGCACATCATTGTCCGCTTCATGGCGCTGCGCTCTCCCGCTGACGCTAAGGCCGGACGCCGGATCGGCGTGGGCTGGATGCTCCTGACCGTGGTCGGCGCCATCATGACCGCACTGATCGGCGCTGCGTACTTCCAGCAGAACAACCTCACGCTCAGCGACCCCGAGGCCGTGTTCCTGGAACTGGCGCAGATCTTCTTCCATCCGCTGATTGCCGGCTTTGTCCTGGCGGCCGTGCTGGCAGCCATTATGAGCACCATTTCATCGCAGCTGATCGTGACATCCTCGGCACTGGTGGAGGACCTCTACAGAATTGTGCTCAAGCGCGATGCTTCCCCGCGCTCCATGGTGATGCTCGGCCGCATGGCCGTGCTGGTGGTCTCCGTGATCTCGATCCTGATCGCTGTGAGCCGCAACGCCTCCATCCTGGAACTCGTGGGCTTCGCCTGGGCCGGATTCGGCGCCGCCTTCGGCCCGACCATCCTGCTGGCACTGTACTGGCGCAAGCTCACCACAGCCGGTGCCCTGGCCGGCATGATCGCCGGTGCTGTCACTGCGTTCCTTTGGGGAACCTTCGAAATGCCCGGCATCCTGGGCGACGTTTACGAGATCATCCCGGGCTTCCTCATCAATCTGCTGCTGACCATTGTTGTCAGCCGGTTGACGTTCAAGCCTTCAGCTGAGATCGACGCCGAATTCGACGACGCCGTGCGAATTTCCAAGGGCGACGCCGAACCGGCAACGACCGTCCCCGCCTAG